A stretch of Anaeromyxobacter dehalogenans 2CP-1 DNA encodes these proteins:
- a CDS encoding OmpA/MotB family protein — MARRRREEEHENHERWLVSYADFMTLLFAFFVVMYAVSRVDNKRIVQATESIRWAMHFSGTGGTGALPLFDGPPSEGGGPALEAGTSMRQEHRGIELLRKRIERRVRPFVMERRPVPVVSVLVEGRRLTVRLAATEFFDPGQAALRPQALALLDAIAVEIVPLERPLRVEGHTDETPVGSGGRWMSNWELSATRAATVVGYLEQAHAARPALLAAVGLGSAHPLSTDATPEAHERNRRVELVLELDPHDELLGASAAER, encoded by the coding sequence ATGGCCCGCCGCCGCCGCGAGGAGGAGCACGAGAACCACGAGCGCTGGCTGGTGTCCTACGCCGACTTCATGACCCTGCTGTTCGCGTTCTTCGTCGTCATGTACGCGGTGTCGCGCGTGGACAACAAGCGCATCGTCCAGGCCACCGAGTCGATCCGCTGGGCCATGCACTTCTCCGGCACCGGCGGGACCGGGGCGCTGCCGCTGTTCGACGGGCCGCCCAGCGAGGGCGGCGGGCCCGCGCTCGAGGCCGGCACCAGCATGCGCCAGGAGCACCGCGGCATCGAGCTGCTCCGCAAGCGGATCGAGCGGCGCGTGCGGCCGTTCGTGATGGAGCGGCGCCCGGTGCCGGTGGTGTCGGTGCTGGTGGAGGGGCGCCGGCTCACCGTCCGGCTCGCCGCGACCGAGTTCTTCGACCCGGGCCAGGCGGCGCTCCGGCCCCAGGCGCTGGCCCTGCTCGACGCGATCGCGGTCGAGATCGTGCCGCTCGAGCGCCCGCTCCGCGTGGAGGGGCACACCGACGAGACGCCGGTGGGCAGCGGGGGGCGGTGGATGAGCAACTGGGAGCTGTCGGCGACGCGCGCCGCGACGGTGGTCGGCTACCTGGAGCAGGCGCACGCGGCCCGGCCCGCCCTGCTCGCCGCGGTCGGCCTCGGCTCCGCGCACCCGCTCTCGACCGACGCGACGCCGGAGGCGCACGAGCGCAACCGCCGCGTCGAGCTGGTGCTCGAGCTCGACCCGCACGACGAGCTGCTCGGGGCCTCGGCCGCGGAGCGCTAG
- a CDS encoding flagellar hook-length control protein FliK has product MHAAVAARLPDAETGLPSARAAAAGGRRRAPATPAERDAVHRPAGAPDSPGPGPLGGAASASRAADPGPAAGAEAPRAPLPPLPPEPAEPVVAGALLPAAAHLRVRSDALGDLALHLRIADGAAHVRVETASAAALEARAPELARALAAEGLGLARLEVEPRVAAPAAPSAGPGEQRSATTGGGGDRSGGREREPAAPFPTPSTAPARAARARRGAHDVTA; this is encoded by the coding sequence GTGCACGCCGCCGTCGCGGCGCGCCTCCCCGACGCCGAGACCGGCCTCCCGTCGGCCCGCGCCGCCGCCGCGGGCGGCCGGCGCCGCGCCCCTGCTACGCCCGCCGAGCGCGACGCCGTCCACCGGCCCGCCGGCGCGCCGGACTCGCCCGGCCCGGGCCCGCTCGGCGGCGCAGCCTCCGCGAGCCGCGCCGCGGATCCCGGGCCGGCAGCCGGCGCCGAGGCCCCGCGCGCGCCGCTCCCGCCGCTGCCGCCCGAGCCCGCCGAGCCGGTGGTGGCCGGCGCGCTGCTCCCGGCGGCCGCCCACCTGCGGGTCCGCTCCGACGCGCTCGGCGACCTCGCGCTCCACCTGCGGATCGCCGACGGGGCCGCCCACGTGCGGGTGGAGACCGCGTCGGCGGCCGCGCTCGAGGCGCGCGCCCCGGAGCTCGCCCGCGCGCTCGCGGCCGAGGGGCTGGGCCTCGCCCGCCTCGAGGTGGAGCCGCGCGTCGCCGCGCCGGCGGCGCCGTCCGCCGGTCCGGGCGAGCAGCGCTCCGCCACCACCGGCGGCGGCGGCGACCGGTCCGGGGGCCGCGAGCGCGAGCCCGCCGCGCCGTTCCCCACCCCCTCCACCGCCCCCGCGCGCGCCGCCCGCGCGCGCCGGGGCGCCCACGACGTCACCGCCTAG
- a CDS encoding magnesium transporter MgtE N-terminal domain-containing protein — protein MASPALLAGLAAALLAADAPPATPAAPAPVPPALSGRALGEELQRAARDRRVEQAALAQERQRLEALAAEIERARAALREETARLQALAAAAAKAPAAPQAAQPHRPAARTAGLRPGARPPPTPAGVAARTVRNLRPEQAAAMLAHLDRAAAAAILREMRPADAAAVVDRMAPDAGAELLTLLARNPAP, from the coding sequence ATGGCTAGCCCCGCCCTGCTGGCCGGCCTCGCGGCCGCGCTGCTCGCCGCGGACGCGCCCCCCGCGACCCCGGCCGCGCCCGCGCCGGTGCCGCCGGCCCTCTCCGGGCGCGCGCTCGGCGAGGAGCTGCAGCGCGCCGCCCGCGACCGCCGCGTGGAGCAGGCGGCGCTCGCGCAGGAGCGGCAGCGGCTCGAGGCGCTCGCCGCCGAGATCGAGCGCGCCCGCGCCGCGCTCCGCGAGGAGACCGCGCGCCTGCAGGCGCTCGCCGCCGCCGCCGCGAAGGCCCCGGCGGCGCCCCAGGCGGCCCAGCCGCACAGGCCCGCCGCGCGCACCGCGGGCCTGCGCCCCGGCGCGAGGCCGCCGCCCACGCCCGCGGGCGTGGCGGCGCGCACCGTGCGCAACCTGCGACCGGAGCAGGCCGCGGCCATGCTCGCCCACCTCGATCGCGCCGCCGCCGCCGCCATCCTCCGCGAGATGCGGCCGGCCGACGCGGCCGCGGTGGTGGACCGGATGGCGCCCGACGCCGGCGCCGAGCTGCTCACCCTCCTCGCCAGGAACCCCGCGCCATGA
- a CDS encoding flagellar motor switch protein FliG, with protein MPDLAPAPPSPSPASAPERPGPGAQRAAAVLLGVGPEVAGAVFKLLGEAELRRIALGAKALRARGPKAITEALEQFVTSMETVGGDAAAGDDLLREVAERALGADAARRAFDGVVPPPPPDEVLGPVSQADPEALAMVLQREQPQTVALVLSSLDGPRAVGVMERLPEKLRPDVLRRMATIESVAPEVLREVGQALSSELKAVVAGGMRKVDGKATALEILRRSPPQEQAQVLGEIERDDAQLAGELRGRLFTFGDLVALADRDLQLLLREIDGQRLTVALKGATAELRDRFLQNLSARAAEMLADDLAAMGPVKLASVEAAQQEIAKAAQELAQEGRITIVNPAEKML; from the coding sequence ATGCCTGACCTCGCCCCCGCCCCGCCCAGCCCGTCCCCGGCGTCCGCCCCCGAGCGCCCCGGTCCCGGCGCGCAGCGCGCCGCCGCCGTGCTGCTCGGCGTCGGCCCGGAGGTCGCCGGCGCGGTGTTCAAGCTGCTCGGCGAGGCCGAGCTGCGCCGCATCGCGCTCGGCGCCAAGGCGCTCCGCGCCCGGGGCCCGAAGGCCATCACCGAGGCGCTGGAGCAGTTCGTCACCAGCATGGAGACGGTGGGCGGCGACGCGGCCGCCGGCGACGACCTGCTGCGCGAGGTGGCGGAGCGCGCGCTCGGCGCCGACGCGGCGCGGCGCGCCTTCGACGGCGTGGTCCCGCCGCCGCCGCCGGACGAGGTGCTCGGTCCGGTCTCGCAGGCGGATCCGGAGGCGCTCGCCATGGTGCTGCAGCGCGAGCAGCCGCAGACCGTCGCGCTCGTGCTCTCCTCGCTCGACGGGCCGCGCGCGGTGGGCGTGATGGAGCGGTTGCCCGAGAAGCTCCGGCCGGACGTGCTGCGCCGGATGGCCACCATCGAGTCGGTGGCGCCGGAGGTGCTCCGGGAGGTGGGGCAGGCCCTCTCCTCCGAGCTGAAGGCGGTGGTGGCGGGCGGGATGCGCAAGGTGGACGGGAAGGCCACCGCGCTCGAGATCCTGCGCCGCTCGCCGCCGCAGGAGCAGGCGCAGGTGCTGGGCGAGATCGAGCGCGACGACGCGCAGCTCGCCGGCGAGCTGCGGGGCCGGCTGTTCACCTTCGGCGACCTGGTCGCCCTGGCCGATCGCGACCTGCAGCTCCTGCTGCGCGAGATCGACGGGCAGCGGCTCACGGTGGCGCTGAAGGGCGCCACCGCCGAGCTGCGCGACCGCTTCCTGCAGAACCTCTCCGCCCGCGCCGCGGAGATGCTCGCCGACGACCTCGCGGCCATGGGCCCGGTGAAGCTCGCGTCGGTGGAGGCCGCGCAGCAGGAGATCGCCAAGGCGGCCCAGGAGCTCGCGCAGGAAGGCCGCATCACCATCGTCAACCCCGCCGAGAAGATGCTCTAG
- a CDS encoding FliH/SctL family protein, whose amino-acid sequence MTGTPRPPAFLAAHTAAPSMRAAPFAVAVNAAAPAAPRPAEPRAAPPPEPPPPSAPEAPAVEALRAEALERVAHAVEVLRLQAGRLAEQARTDALEVGFQVARRILEAEVSTSPEALFALVRAALRKAGGSRRVTVRLHPDDVPRVAPAAVAEAAGLSAGAIEVAGDASLERGDCVVDTDFGRVDGRLRTRLEELHRAAQAAAEEEVA is encoded by the coding sequence ATGACCGGCACGCCCAGACCTCCCGCCTTCCTCGCCGCGCACACCGCAGCGCCCTCCATGCGGGCAGCGCCGTTCGCGGTGGCGGTGAACGCGGCCGCGCCGGCCGCGCCGCGCCCGGCGGAGCCCCGGGCCGCCCCGCCGCCGGAGCCGCCACCCCCGTCCGCGCCCGAGGCCCCCGCCGTGGAGGCGCTGCGCGCCGAGGCGCTCGAGCGGGTGGCGCACGCGGTCGAGGTGCTCCGGCTCCAGGCCGGCCGCCTGGCCGAGCAGGCCCGGACCGATGCGCTGGAGGTCGGCTTCCAGGTGGCGCGCCGCATCCTGGAGGCGGAGGTGAGCACCTCGCCCGAGGCGCTGTTCGCGCTGGTGCGCGCCGCCCTGCGCAAGGCCGGCGGGTCGCGCCGCGTGACGGTGCGGCTGCACCCGGACGACGTGCCCCGCGTCGCCCCGGCGGCCGTCGCCGAGGCCGCCGGGCTCTCGGCCGGCGCGATCGAGGTCGCCGGGGACGCCTCGCTGGAGCGCGGCGACTGCGTGGTGGACACCGACTTCGGCCGGGTGGACGGCCGCCTGCGCACGCGGCTCGAGGAGCTGCACCGCGCCGCTCAGGCGGCCGCGGAGGAGGAGGTCGCGTGA
- the fliF gene encoding flagellar basal-body MS-ring/collar protein FliF, whose amino-acid sequence MEPLLKQLRELPRLLGALPAGLKLVLVAGALVAIGVAALSAVRSSEAYQYAFTNLTPEDSAEAAGALGAAGVPYRLEAGGSALAVPASRVYDARLLLAGAGLPRGGGVGFEIFDRGDLGVSEFTQKVNLRRATEGELARTISRLAQVRSARVHLTLPEKGLYRDQDRPAAAAVVVNLQPGRTLDQREISGIRHLVSSAVAGLAPAGVSVVDGRGEVLSDEGPLGEAMGYQRRMERDLERRIVDLLGQAVGPGAVVARVTASLDQTEVQSSAQVLDPDSATLRSERKLTQQSSSDGAGPAGVAGAAANQPLAPPAPAAGARGRSSASTEDQTRNYDVSTTTTTSVARVPRLERISVAVLVDGAAGAPRADAEIARLGELAKRAVGFDADRGDTFEISSSPFVRAEEPAPPPAPPPALLERPAVRWGALGAGALVGLALLAAALRRRRAPAAPEVLPIRPGARVAEIEAALARDAALPGAPPPRPAALADPSATLRDRARDLASQDPTRTAHLLKAWIAQEPGQPVQPERSNADA is encoded by the coding sequence ATGGAGCCCCTCCTCAAGCAGCTCCGCGAGCTGCCGCGCCTCCTCGGCGCCCTCCCCGCCGGCCTGAAGCTGGTGCTGGTGGCGGGCGCGCTCGTCGCCATCGGCGTCGCCGCGCTCAGCGCGGTGCGCTCCTCCGAGGCGTACCAGTACGCCTTCACCAACCTCACGCCGGAGGACTCGGCCGAGGCGGCCGGCGCCCTCGGCGCGGCCGGCGTCCCGTATCGCCTGGAGGCGGGCGGCTCCGCGCTGGCGGTGCCCGCGTCGCGCGTGTACGACGCCCGCCTGCTGCTGGCCGGCGCCGGCCTCCCCCGCGGCGGGGGGGTGGGCTTCGAGATCTTCGACCGCGGCGACCTGGGCGTCTCCGAGTTCACGCAGAAGGTGAACCTGCGCCGCGCGACCGAGGGCGAGCTGGCCCGCACCATCTCGCGCCTCGCGCAGGTCCGCTCCGCGCGCGTGCACCTCACGCTCCCGGAGAAGGGGCTGTACCGCGACCAGGACCGCCCCGCCGCCGCGGCGGTGGTGGTGAACCTGCAGCCGGGGCGCACGCTCGACCAGCGCGAGATCTCCGGCATCCGGCACCTGGTGTCGTCCGCGGTCGCCGGGCTGGCGCCGGCGGGGGTCTCGGTGGTGGACGGCCGCGGCGAGGTGCTCTCCGACGAGGGCCCGCTGGGCGAGGCCATGGGCTACCAGCGCCGCATGGAGCGCGACCTGGAGCGGCGCATCGTGGACCTGCTCGGCCAGGCGGTGGGACCGGGCGCGGTGGTGGCGCGGGTGACCGCCTCGCTCGACCAGACCGAGGTCCAGAGCAGCGCCCAGGTCCTCGACCCCGACTCGGCCACGCTGCGCAGCGAGCGCAAGCTCACCCAGCAGTCGTCGAGCGACGGCGCGGGCCCGGCCGGCGTGGCGGGCGCCGCCGCCAACCAGCCGCTCGCGCCGCCGGCGCCGGCGGCCGGCGCGCGCGGGCGCAGCAGCGCCTCCACCGAGGACCAGACCCGCAACTACGACGTCTCCACCACCACCACCACCTCGGTGGCGCGCGTCCCGCGCCTGGAGCGGATCTCGGTGGCCGTGCTGGTGGACGGCGCCGCGGGGGCGCCTCGCGCCGACGCGGAGATCGCGCGGCTGGGCGAGCTCGCCAAGCGCGCGGTGGGCTTCGACGCCGACCGCGGCGACACCTTCGAGATCTCCTCGTCGCCGTTCGTGCGCGCCGAGGAGCCCGCCCCGCCCCCGGCGCCCCCGCCGGCCCTGCTCGAGCGCCCCGCGGTGCGGTGGGGCGCGCTGGGCGCGGGCGCGCTCGTCGGCCTCGCGCTGCTCGCGGCCGCGCTGCGGCGCCGCCGGGCGCCGGCCGCGCCCGAGGTGCTGCCCATCCGGCCCGGCGCCCGCGTGGCCGAGATCGAGGCGGCGCTCGCCCGCGACGCCGCGCTCCCCGGCGCGCCGCCACCGCGCCCGGCGGCGCTGGCCGATCCGTCCGCCACCCTGCGCGACCGCGCCCGCGACCTCGCCTCGCAGGACCCCACCCGCACCGCCCACCTCCTGAAGGCCTGGATCGCCCAGGAGCCCGGCCAGCCGGTCCAGCCCGAGCGGAGCAACGCCGATGCCTGA
- a CDS encoding FliI/YscN family ATPase, translating into MTLLDRDALARALAEADPTPLTGTVVRAAGLLVEALLPQVPVGTACEIHAQDGAVVLAEVIGFQGGTARLMPLSGIQGVAEGCAVVPRASADRIAVGEALLGRVVDASLRPVDGGAVPMLRQRTALHASPPPALSRRRVERAVPLGIRAIDACLTVGEGQRIAVMAGPGVGKSVLLGMLARSATADVVVVGLIGERGREVREFVERDLGPGLARAVVVVATSDASPLERLRAAMAATAAAEWFRGRGRRVLLLVDSLSRVAQAQREIGLAAGEPPTTRGYPPSAFAILPRLVERAGNDAGPGSITAFYTVLAEGDDHAGDPIADAARATLDGHLVLSRRLAESGHFPAIDVLASVSRVMNDIVPAEHRALAREAREVLSAHREAADLVEVGAYAAGSNPRVDRALRCIEPLRAFLRQDPAERTPMPEALERLARLLAPPAAAPPARKEAAHG; encoded by the coding sequence GTGACCCTGCTGGATCGCGACGCCCTCGCCCGCGCGCTCGCCGAGGCCGATCCCACCCCGCTCACCGGGACGGTGGTGCGGGCGGCCGGCCTGCTCGTCGAGGCGCTCCTCCCCCAGGTGCCGGTGGGGACGGCCTGCGAGATCCACGCGCAGGACGGCGCGGTGGTGCTCGCGGAGGTGATCGGGTTCCAGGGCGGCACGGCGCGGCTCATGCCGCTGTCCGGGATCCAGGGCGTGGCGGAGGGCTGCGCGGTGGTGCCGCGCGCCAGCGCGGATCGCATCGCGGTGGGCGAGGCGCTGCTCGGCCGCGTGGTGGACGCGTCGCTCCGCCCGGTGGACGGCGGCGCGGTGCCCATGCTGCGCCAGCGCACCGCGCTGCACGCCTCCCCGCCGCCCGCGCTCTCGCGCCGCCGGGTGGAGCGGGCCGTGCCGCTCGGCATCCGCGCGATCGACGCGTGCCTGACGGTCGGCGAGGGCCAGCGCATCGCGGTGATGGCCGGTCCGGGCGTGGGCAAGAGCGTGCTGCTCGGGATGCTGGCGCGCTCCGCCACCGCGGACGTGGTGGTGGTCGGGCTCATCGGCGAGCGCGGCCGCGAGGTGCGCGAGTTCGTGGAGCGCGACCTCGGGCCGGGCCTGGCCCGCGCGGTCGTGGTGGTGGCCACCAGCGACGCCTCGCCGCTCGAGCGGCTGCGCGCCGCCATGGCGGCGACCGCGGCCGCGGAGTGGTTCCGAGGCCGCGGCCGGCGGGTGCTCCTGCTGGTGGACTCGCTCTCGCGCGTGGCCCAGGCGCAGCGCGAGATCGGCCTCGCCGCGGGCGAGCCTCCCACCACCCGCGGCTACCCGCCGTCGGCGTTCGCGATCCTGCCCCGCCTGGTCGAGCGCGCCGGCAACGACGCCGGCCCGGGCAGCATCACCGCGTTCTACACGGTGCTGGCGGAGGGCGACGACCACGCCGGCGATCCCATCGCCGACGCCGCGCGCGCCACGCTGGACGGCCACCTGGTGCTGTCGCGCCGCCTGGCCGAGTCCGGCCACTTCCCGGCCATCGACGTGCTCGCGTCGGTGTCGCGCGTGATGAACGACATCGTTCCGGCGGAGCATCGCGCCCTGGCCCGCGAGGCGCGCGAGGTGCTCTCGGCGCACCGCGAGGCCGCCGACCTGGTCGAGGTGGGCGCGTACGCGGCGGGGTCGAACCCGCGCGTCGACCGCGCGCTCCGCTGCATCGAGCCGCTGCGGGCGTTCCTCCGGCAGGACCCGGCGGAGCGGACCCCCATGCCCGAGGCGCTGGAGCGCCTGGCGCGGCTGCTGGCCCCGCCCGCGGCAGCCCCGCCCGCGAGGAAGGAGGCGGCGCATGGCTAG
- a CDS encoding flagellar hook protein FlgE, whose product MSLLTALSSGTTGLQASSLELSVVGDNIANANTVGFKSGRAAFEDALSQSVIGGTGQIGLGSRLAGVQKILTQGALASTGLATDLALQGNGFFVVRGAHAGQTGTFYTRDGQFTVDDDGYLVNLEGLRVQGFPADPSGALAGLPDDLLVGTASAQPRATTRLTLKANLQADAAVPTAAWDPANPGATSNFSTTMTVYDALGAGHAVQVYFRKTGDGAWDWHALTDGAGVAGGTAGQLTQIAGGTLAFGDGGELTSMTQTSSFTPAGQAAPQPLDFSFGDATSAGGTGLAGVTQFSATSASTFIGQDGYGSGQLASVRVGPEGVISGVFTNGQTRVLGQVAVAGFAAPDQLDRAGGNLLQQTPGSGQPVVGAAGSGGRASVVAGSLEQSNVDLAEQFVRLIAAQRAFQANSKTITTADQLLSELIAMKR is encoded by the coding sequence ATGTCCCTCCTCACCGCGCTCTCCTCCGGCACCACCGGCCTCCAGGCCTCCTCGCTCGAGCTCTCGGTGGTCGGCGACAACATCGCCAACGCCAACACCGTCGGCTTCAAGTCCGGCCGCGCCGCCTTCGAGGACGCGCTCTCGCAGAGCGTCATCGGCGGCACCGGGCAGATCGGCCTCGGCTCGCGCCTCGCCGGCGTGCAGAAGATCCTGACCCAGGGCGCGCTCGCCTCCACCGGCCTCGCCACCGACCTGGCGCTCCAGGGCAACGGCTTCTTCGTGGTGCGCGGCGCGCACGCCGGCCAGACCGGCACGTTCTACACGCGCGACGGTCAGTTCACGGTGGACGACGACGGCTACCTGGTGAACCTGGAGGGCCTGCGGGTGCAGGGCTTCCCCGCCGATCCCTCCGGCGCGCTGGCCGGCCTGCCCGACGACCTGCTCGTCGGCACCGCCTCCGCGCAGCCGCGCGCCACCACCCGGCTCACGCTCAAGGCGAACCTCCAGGCCGACGCGGCGGTCCCGACCGCCGCATGGGACCCCGCCAACCCCGGCGCCACGTCCAACTTCTCCACCACCATGACGGTGTACGACGCGCTCGGCGCCGGCCACGCCGTCCAGGTCTACTTCCGCAAGACCGGCGACGGCGCCTGGGACTGGCACGCGCTCACCGACGGCGCCGGGGTGGCCGGCGGCACCGCGGGGCAGCTCACCCAGATCGCCGGCGGCACGCTCGCGTTCGGCGACGGCGGCGAGCTCACCTCCATGACCCAGACCTCGAGCTTCACCCCGGCCGGCCAGGCCGCGCCCCAGCCCCTCGACTTCTCCTTCGGCGATGCCACCTCCGCCGGCGGGACCGGCCTCGCCGGGGTGACCCAGTTCTCGGCCACGTCCGCGAGCACCTTCATCGGCCAGGACGGCTACGGCTCCGGGCAGCTCGCCTCCGTCCGCGTCGGGCCGGAGGGCGTCATCTCCGGCGTGTTCACCAACGGGCAGACCCGCGTGCTCGGCCAGGTGGCGGTGGCGGGCTTCGCCGCGCCCGACCAGCTCGACCGCGCCGGCGGCAACCTGCTCCAGCAGACGCCCGGCTCCGGGCAGCCGGTGGTGGGCGCGGCCGGCTCCGGCGGGCGCGCGTCGGTCGTGGCGGGCTCGCTGGAGCAGTCCAACGTGGACCTGGCCGAGCAGTTCGTGCGGCTCATCGCGGCCCAGCGGGCCTTCCAGGCCAACTCCAAGACCATCACCACCGCCGATCAGCTCCTCTCCGAGCTCATCGCGATGAAGCGCTAA
- a CDS encoding flagellar FlbD family protein: MIVLTRLDGKPLVVNADRILTVEATPDTVLLLDGGLHLMVREPPDEVVERVVAFRRRIAAGPARPGGLVALPRPAPEE; encoded by the coding sequence ATGATCGTCCTCACGCGCCTCGACGGGAAACCGCTCGTCGTCAACGCCGACCGGATCCTCACCGTCGAGGCCACGCCCGACACCGTGCTGCTGCTCGACGGCGGCCTGCACCTGATGGTGCGCGAGCCGCCCGACGAGGTGGTCGAGCGCGTCGTCGCGTTCCGCCGCCGGATCGCCGCGGGCCCGGCGCGGCCCGGCGGGCTGGTCGCGCTCCCCCGCCCCGCGCCCGAGGAGTAG
- a CDS encoding flagellar motor protein — MDVTTIAGIFAAVGLILLGQALEGGHVGSLLQATAALIVFGGTFGAVLVAFPRRDVGRALSQLKLVFAERKVDLGALSRELVEYAGVARRDGVLALEAKLPGIPDPFLRRALQLVVDGVDASVTRSTLEAAVDAEYEEHAVGAKVWEAAGGFAPTIGILGAVLGLIHVMENLSDPSKLGGGIAVAFVATVYGVGSANVLFLPFATKMKRKLGAERDRKTLITEGVLAIQEGINPRVLEEKLRAYSGEPPAERDAEPRRKAA, encoded by the coding sequence ATGGACGTCACCACCATCGCCGGCATCTTCGCCGCCGTGGGCCTGATCCTGCTGGGCCAGGCGCTGGAGGGCGGGCACGTCGGCTCGCTCCTGCAGGCCACCGCGGCGCTGATCGTGTTCGGCGGGACCTTCGGCGCGGTGCTGGTGGCGTTCCCGCGGCGCGACGTGGGCAGGGCGCTCTCGCAGCTCAAGCTGGTGTTCGCCGAGCGCAAGGTGGACCTGGGCGCGCTCTCGCGCGAGCTGGTGGAGTACGCCGGCGTGGCGCGCCGCGACGGCGTGCTGGCGCTGGAGGCGAAGCTCCCCGGCATCCCGGACCCGTTCCTGCGCCGGGCGCTGCAGCTCGTGGTGGACGGCGTGGACGCGTCGGTGACCCGCTCCACCCTCGAGGCCGCGGTCGACGCCGAGTACGAGGAGCACGCGGTCGGCGCGAAGGTGTGGGAGGCGGCGGGCGGGTTCGCCCCCACCATCGGGATCCTCGGCGCCGTGCTCGGGCTCATCCACGTGATGGAGAACCTGTCCGATCCCTCCAAGCTCGGCGGCGGCATCGCGGTGGCGTTCGTGGCCACGGTCTACGGCGTGGGGAGCGCGAACGTCCTGTTCCTCCCGTTCGCGACCAAGATGAAGCGCAAGCTGGGGGCGGAGCGCGACCGCAAGACGCTGATCACCGAGGGCGTGCTCGCCATCCAGGAGGGCATCAACCCGCGCGTGCTGGAGGAGAAGCTGCGCGCCTACTCCGGGGAGCCGCCGGCCGAGCGCGACGCCGAGCCCCGGCGCAAGGCCGCGTAG
- a CDS encoding flagellar hook assembly protein FlgD codes for MSTSPVTSALGALPQAGQAPAPASSALGKDAFLKLLTTQLQHQDPLSPMDSQAFVAQLAQFSSVEQLGALGDKLDTLAMAQASSNQLGTAALVGKEVLFRADRVRLDPGGPARFEVTLPADAGEAVAILADASGRVVRTLQLGARDAGTFPVSWDGRDASGEPLPAGDYLLTVSATRTDGTALDAATSLRGTVTGVTFENQAPELLVGGRHVKLSDVLQLAAPAA; via the coding sequence GTGTCCACCTCCCCCGTCACCAGCGCGCTGGGCGCGCTCCCGCAGGCCGGGCAGGCGCCCGCGCCCGCCTCGAGCGCGCTCGGCAAGGACGCGTTCCTGAAGCTCCTCACCACCCAGCTCCAGCACCAGGATCCGCTCTCCCCCATGGACAGCCAGGCGTTCGTGGCGCAGCTCGCGCAGTTCTCGTCGGTCGAGCAGCTCGGCGCGCTCGGCGACAAGCTCGACACGCTCGCCATGGCGCAGGCCTCGTCGAACCAGCTCGGCACCGCCGCGCTGGTGGGCAAGGAGGTCCTCTTCCGCGCCGACCGCGTCCGCCTCGACCCGGGCGGCCCCGCACGCTTCGAGGTGACGCTCCCGGCCGACGCCGGCGAGGCGGTGGCGATCCTGGCGGACGCGAGCGGACGGGTGGTGCGGACGCTGCAGCTCGGTGCGCGCGACGCCGGCACGTTCCCGGTGAGCTGGGACGGGCGCGACGCGTCGGGCGAGCCGCTCCCCGCCGGCGACTACCTGCTCACCGTCTCCGCCACGCGGACCGACGGCACCGCGCTCGACGCGGCGACCAGCCTGCGCGGCACGGTCACCGGCGTGACCTTCGAGAACCAGGCGCCCGAGCTGCTGGTGGGCGGGCGCCACGTGAAGCTCTCCGACGTCCTCCAGCTCGCCGCCCCCGCGGCCTGA